In Mixta intestinalis, the following are encoded in one genomic region:
- a CDS encoding fumarylacetoacetate hydrolase family protein, translated as MYQHRNWQGALLDFPVSKVVCVGSNYAKHIKEMGSATPQEPVIFIKPETALCDLRQPLSIPQDLGAVHHEVELAVLIGATLKQASEAHVAQAIAGYGVALDLTLRDIQAGLKKAGQPWEKAKGFDNSCPLSGFIPASEFSGDPQQSELKLVVNGEVRQQGSTADMITPLLPLIAYMSKFFTLRAGDVILTGTPEGVGPLHAGDKLEVSLAGHGVSTRVL; from the coding sequence ATGTATCAACATCGTAACTGGCAGGGCGCGCTGTTAGATTTTCCGGTGAGTAAGGTTGTGTGCGTCGGCAGCAACTACGCAAAACATATTAAAGAGATGGGCAGCGCAACGCCGCAGGAGCCGGTAATTTTTATCAAACCGGAAACGGCGCTGTGTGACTTGCGTCAGCCGCTGTCGATTCCGCAGGATCTCGGTGCGGTGCATCATGAGGTTGAACTGGCGGTGCTGATTGGCGCTACGCTGAAACAGGCCAGTGAAGCGCACGTGGCACAGGCGATAGCGGGCTACGGCGTTGCGCTCGATCTCACCCTGCGCGATATCCAGGCCGGCCTGAAAAAAGCGGGTCAGCCGTGGGAAAAGGCGAAAGGGTTTGATAACTCTTGCCCACTCTCCGGTTTCATTCCCGCCAGTGAGTTCAGCGGCGATCCGCAGCAGAGCGAGCTGAAGCTGGTGGTCAATGGTGAGGTGCGTCAGCAGGGCAGCACCGCCGATATGATCACGCCGCTGCTGCCGTTGATTGCCTATATGAGTAAATTCTTTACCCTGCGCGCCGGTGATGTCATTCTGACCGGCACGCCCGAGGGCGTAGGGCCGCTGCACGCTGGCGACAAGCTGGAAGTGTCGCTGGCCGGTCACGGCGTGAGTACGCGCGTGCTGTGA
- a CDS encoding lytic murein transglycosylase, with amino-acid sequence MKLNAPGATLLAIMLAGCASENSASPTPPSVSATATPVTKSGGFLTAPEGKTTLAQQGRDPAQFPGYVEQLKAQARAQGIDAQTIDSAFANVHFVDRVIKLDRNQPEKKITLDDYLARVMPEKKIALARSRYQQYQRELGAVSQQYGVPPQYVVALWAMESNFGQIQGREDIISALATLAFEGRRESFFTGELMAALKMIQQGHISAAEMKGSWAGAMGQNQFMPSSYLRYGADGDGDGKIDIWRNTDDVFASTANYLAKEGWQASEGWGSEAVLPVDFDVKLAGIKTGQAKSVGDWEKLGVRLSDGAALPDTRQRAWVVLPDDMAGRAYLVYDNFRTIMRWNRSYYFAISIGKMADAVAQ; translated from the coding sequence ATGAAGCTAAATGCCCCAGGTGCAACATTGCTTGCAATAATGCTGGCGGGATGCGCCAGTGAAAATAGCGCCTCGCCCACACCGCCATCGGTCAGCGCTACCGCCACGCCCGTTACCAAAAGCGGCGGCTTTTTAACCGCGCCGGAGGGGAAGACCACGCTGGCGCAGCAGGGCCGCGATCCGGCGCAATTCCCCGGTTACGTTGAACAGCTTAAGGCACAGGCGCGCGCGCAGGGTATCGATGCGCAGACGATTGACAGCGCCTTCGCGAACGTTCATTTCGTCGATCGGGTTATTAAATTAGATCGCAATCAGCCGGAAAAGAAAATTACGCTGGATGACTATCTGGCGCGCGTCATGCCGGAGAAAAAAATCGCGCTGGCGCGCAGCCGCTATCAGCAATATCAGCGCGAGCTCGGCGCGGTCAGCCAGCAGTACGGCGTGCCGCCGCAATATGTCGTGGCGCTCTGGGCAATGGAGAGCAACTTCGGTCAGATCCAGGGGCGTGAGGATATTATTTCAGCGCTCGCGACGCTGGCGTTTGAAGGCCGTCGCGAAAGCTTTTTCACCGGTGAGCTAATGGCAGCGTTAAAAATGATCCAGCAGGGGCATATCAGCGCGGCGGAGATGAAAGGCTCCTGGGCTGGCGCGATGGGGCAGAACCAGTTTATGCCCAGCTCTTATCTGCGCTACGGCGCTGATGGCGATGGCGACGGTAAAATCGATATCTGGCGTAACACCGATGATGTCTTTGCCTCAACGGCAAACTACCTGGCAAAAGAGGGCTGGCAGGCCAGTGAAGGTTGGGGAAGTGAGGCGGTGCTGCCGGTCGATTTCGATGTCAAACTGGCAGGTATTAAAACCGGGCAGGCAAAAAGCGTCGGCGACTGGGAGAAACTGGGCGTCCGGCTGAGCGATGGCGCAGCGCTGCCTGATACCCGGCAGCGCGCCTGGGTCGTTTTGCCGGATGATATGGCCGGACGCGCTTATCTGGTTTATGACAACTTCCGCACTATCATGCGCTGGAATCGCTCTTATTATTTCGCTATCAGCATTGGCAAAATGGCGGATGCGGTAGCACAGTAA
- a CDS encoding YcgL domain-containing protein, producing MFCVIYRSPLRDQTYLYVEKKDDFSRVPEALLRGFGKPQLAMVLPLERTKKLANADLEKVKQSLQEQGYYLQLPPPPENLLKLHLEKRKTS from the coding sequence ATGTTTTGTGTGATCTATCGAAGTCCCCTGCGAGACCAAACTTATCTCTATGTTGAAAAAAAAGACGATTTTTCCCGCGTGCCGGAAGCGCTGCTGCGCGGCTTTGGTAAACCGCAGCTGGCTATGGTGTTACCCCTTGAACGCACTAAGAAACTAGCTAATGCCGATCTGGAAAAAGTAAAACAGTCGCTACAGGAACAAGGTTATTATTTACAGCTTCCGCCGCCGCCAGAAAATCTGTTGAAATTACATCTGGAAAAACGCAAAACGTCTTAA
- the minC gene encoding septum site-determining protein MinC, giving the protein MSQTPIEFKGSSFTLSVVHLHHTHPDVVRQALQDKIDQAPAFLKNAPVVLNVAALDGEVNWKQMQQAIASTGLRIVGVSGCKDEALKHMIARAGLPILSEGKEQKRSPEPIAAPASESVVTKTRVVTTPVRSGQQIYVRNADLIVINSVSAGAELVADGNIHIYGMMRGRALAGASGDRNCQIFCTSLSAELVSIAGEYWIMDQIPAEYFAKAARLSLKDGALTIQTLN; this is encoded by the coding sequence ATGTCGCAAACGCCAATCGAGTTTAAAGGCAGTAGTTTTACTCTGTCTGTTGTTCATTTACACCACACGCATCCCGATGTGGTTCGTCAGGCGCTTCAGGACAAAATTGACCAGGCCCCCGCCTTTCTCAAAAATGCGCCCGTGGTTTTAAACGTTGCCGCGCTGGACGGCGAGGTAAACTGGAAGCAGATGCAGCAGGCTATCGCTTCAACGGGATTACGTATTGTTGGCGTTAGTGGCTGTAAAGATGAGGCGTTGAAGCACATGATTGCCCGCGCCGGTCTGCCAATTTTGTCGGAAGGTAAAGAACAAAAGAGAAGTCCTGAACCAATCGCGGCACCCGCGTCAGAAAGCGTGGTGACAAAAACTCGCGTGGTGACGACGCCGGTACGTTCCGGTCAACAGATTTATGTTCGCAACGCCGACCTGATTGTTATCAATAGCGTCAGCGCGGGCGCTGAGCTGGTCGCCGACGGCAATATACATATTTACGGCATGATGCGTGGTCGGGCGCTGGCAGGTGCCAGCGGCGATCGCAACTGCCAGATATTTTGTACCAGTTTATCTGCGGAGCTGGTTTCCATAGCGGGCGAGTACTGGATTATGGATCAGATTCCGGCGGAATATTTTGCGAAAGCGGCGCGCCTTAGCCTGAAGGATGGCGCGCTGACAATACAGACTTTGAATTAG
- the minD gene encoding septum site-determining protein MinD has protein sequence MARIIVVTSGKGGVGKTTSSAAIATGLAQKGKKTVVIDFDIGLRNLDLIMGCERRVVYDFVNVIQGDATLNQALIKDKRTENLYILPASQTRDKDALTREGVEKVLNELNVMEFDFVLCDSPAGIETGALMALYFADEAIITTNPEVSSVRDSDRILGIIASKSRRAENGQEPVKEHLLLTRYNPGRVSRGDMLSMEDVLEILRIPLVGVIPEDQSVLRASNQGEPVILDKESDAGKAYADTVDRLLGEERPFRFIEEEKKGFLKRLFGG, from the coding sequence ATGGCACGCATTATTGTAGTTACATCCGGCAAAGGGGGCGTTGGCAAGACCACGTCAAGCGCGGCCATCGCAACCGGTCTGGCACAGAAAGGGAAAAAAACCGTGGTGATCGATTTTGATATCGGTCTGCGTAATCTCGATCTGATTATGGGCTGTGAAAGACGCGTAGTTTATGATTTCGTTAACGTGATCCAGGGCGACGCCACGTTGAACCAGGCACTGATTAAAGATAAACGCACAGAAAACCTCTATATACTGCCTGCTTCACAAACCCGAGACAAAGATGCTCTGACGCGCGAAGGCGTTGAGAAAGTTCTGAATGAACTGAACGTAATGGAATTTGACTTCGTGCTGTGTGATTCACCGGCGGGTATCGAAACCGGCGCGCTAATGGCGCTCTATTTTGCTGATGAAGCCATTATTACCACTAACCCGGAAGTCTCTTCCGTGCGCGATTCCGATCGTATTCTTGGCATTATTGCCTCTAAATCGCGCCGCGCTGAAAATGGTCAGGAGCCGGTAAAAGAACATCTGCTGTTGACGCGCTATAACCCAGGTCGCGTTAGCCGTGGCGATATGCTGAGCATGGAAGACGTGCTGGAAATTCTGCGGATTCCGCTGGTTGGCGTAATCCCGGAAGATCAGTCGGTGCTGCGCGCCTCTAACCAGGGTGAGCCCGTGATTCTGGATAAAGAATCTGATGCGGGTAAAGCCTATGCCGATACCGTTGACCGTTTACTCGGTGAAGAACGTCCCTTCCGCTTCATTGAAGAAGAGAAGAAGGGATTCCTGAAACGCCTGTTCGGGGGATAA
- the minE gene encoding cell division topological specificity factor MinE → MALLDFFLSRKKNTANIAKERLQIIVAERRRGDSEPHYLPQLKRDILEVICKYVKIDPEMVTVQLDQRGDDISILELNVTLPEMEEAAK, encoded by the coding sequence ATGGCCTTACTCGATTTCTTTTTATCCCGTAAAAAGAACACCGCTAATATCGCCAAGGAAAGGCTGCAAATTATCGTAGCTGAACGCAGGAGGGGCGATAGCGAGCCCCATTATCTCCCGCAGCTCAAGCGCGATATTCTGGAAGTGATCTGCAAATATGTGAAGATCGATCCAGAAATGGTCACCGTGCAGCTGGATCAGCGCGGCGACGATATATCGATACTGGAGCTCAACGTAACGCTGCCGGAAATGGAAGAAGCTGCGAAATGA
- the rnd gene encoding ribonuclease D, with amino-acid sequence MNYTYITTNEALEACCEAARQHRAIALDTEFVRTRTYYPQLGLLQIYDGEQVTLVDPLTITAWQPLIDLLSDEKVTKFLHAGSEDLEVFLHSFGVLPTPLIDTQILAAFSGRPLSMGFAAMVEAFTGEVLDKSESRTDWLARPLSTRQCDYAAADVFWLLPIAHTLMDETASVGRLEAARSECLLLCQRRTDILQPQEAYREIGNASLLRPRQLAVLQRLAAWRLKVAREKNMAVNFVVREENLWKVARYQPGTLGELDHLGLSGHEIRFHGKAMLEMVADANALPEESLPSVLVNINEHPHYKKAFKALKAVVQGVSERSGLSTELLASRRQINQLLSWHWQIKPRERLPELISGWRGELMEPEIRQVLADYPQ; translated from the coding sequence TTGAATTACACCTACATCACGACCAATGAAGCGCTGGAAGCCTGCTGTGAGGCGGCGCGCCAACATCGCGCGATTGCGCTCGATACCGAATTTGTCCGCACCCGCACCTACTATCCGCAGCTGGGCCTGTTGCAAATCTATGATGGTGAACAGGTTACGCTGGTGGATCCGTTAACGATTACCGCCTGGCAACCGCTGATCGATCTGCTGAGCGATGAGAAGGTAACCAAGTTTTTGCATGCCGGTAGCGAAGATCTGGAGGTTTTCCTGCACAGCTTCGGCGTATTGCCGACGCCGCTTATCGATACGCAAATTCTGGCGGCCTTTAGCGGACGTCCGCTCTCTATGGGTTTTGCCGCAATGGTTGAAGCCTTTACCGGCGAAGTGCTGGATAAGAGCGAATCGCGCACCGACTGGCTGGCGCGCCCGCTTTCGACACGTCAGTGCGACTATGCCGCCGCCGATGTATTCTGGTTGCTGCCAATCGCCCACACCTTAATGGATGAAACCGCATCGGTGGGGCGGCTGGAGGCGGCGCGGAGCGAATGCCTGCTGCTTTGCCAGCGCCGTACCGATATCCTGCAACCGCAGGAGGCGTATCGCGAAATCGGTAATGCTTCGCTGCTGCGCCCGCGTCAGCTGGCGGTACTGCAACGTCTGGCGGCCTGGCGTCTGAAGGTGGCACGTGAAAAAAACATGGCGGTCAACTTTGTGGTGCGCGAAGAGAACCTGTGGAAGGTGGCGCGCTATCAGCCAGGTACGCTGGGCGAGCTCGATCATCTGGGCCTGAGCGGTCACGAAATCCGCTTCCACGGCAAAGCGATGCTGGAGATGGTGGCCGACGCTAACGCGCTGCCAGAAGAGAGCCTGCCGTCGGTACTGGTCAATATTAATGAGCATCCGCACTACAAAAAAGCTTTTAAGGCGCTGAAGGCGGTGGTGCAGGGCGTCAGCGAGCGCAGCGGGTTAAGCACCGAGCTGTTAGCGTCGCGTCGTCAGATTAATCAGCTGCTTAGCTGGCACTGGCAGATTAAACCGCGCGAACGACTACCGGAACTGATAAGCGGCTGGCGGGGCGAACTGATGGAGCCGGAAATCAGGCAGGTGCTGGCTGACTATCCGCAATAG
- the fadD gene encoding long-chain-fatty-acid--CoA ligase FadD: protein MNKVWLNRYPADVPAEIDADRYTSLIDLFEQAAQRYAERPAFINMGQSMSFQRLEQRSRAFAAYLQHKLGLSKGDRVAIMMPNLLQYPVALFGILRAGMVVVNVNPLYTPRELEHQLNDSGAKAIVIVSNFAHTLEKVVAKTQVEHVILTRLGDQLSPGKATLVNFVVKYIKRLVPKYNLPDAISFRSALQQGGQLTYTRPAINNDDLAFLQYTGGTTGIAKGAMLTHRNMQANLEQTKATYGSLLRDGKELVVTALPLYHIFALTVNCLLFIELGGQNLLITNPRDIPGFVKELGKYPFTAITGVNTLFNALLNDNNFQQLDFSTLRLSAGGGMSVQKAVAERWEKLTGHYLLEGYGLTECSPLVSVNPYDITCHNGSIGLPVPSTDIKLVDDNGDEVAEGQPGELCIKGPQVMMGYWQRQDATDEVLKAGWLYSGDIVSVDKEGFLRIVDRKKDMILVSGFNVYPNEIEDVVMQHPKVREAAAIGVPSDLSGEAVKICIVKKDDSLTKEELIAHCRRQLTGYKVPKIVEFRDELPKTNVGKILRRALRDEISKAPAA, encoded by the coding sequence TTGAATAAGGTCTGGCTGAACCGTTATCCCGCCGATGTGCCTGCCGAGATTGACGCTGACCGCTACACGTCATTGATCGATCTGTTTGAGCAGGCGGCCCAGCGTTATGCTGAACGTCCCGCATTTATTAATATGGGGCAGTCGATGAGCTTTCAACGACTGGAACAGCGTAGCCGGGCTTTCGCCGCGTATTTACAGCATAAGCTGGGATTAAGCAAAGGCGATCGGGTAGCTATTATGATGCCCAACCTGTTGCAATACCCGGTAGCGCTGTTTGGCATTCTGCGCGCCGGAATGGTGGTGGTTAATGTCAACCCGCTCTATACCCCGCGCGAGCTGGAACATCAGCTTAACGACAGCGGCGCTAAGGCGATTGTTATTGTTTCTAACTTTGCGCATACCCTGGAAAAAGTGGTGGCGAAAACGCAGGTTGAGCATGTTATTTTGACCCGGCTGGGCGATCAATTATCGCCGGGTAAAGCCACGCTGGTGAATTTCGTCGTTAAATATATTAAGCGGCTGGTGCCGAAATATAATCTGCCGGATGCCATTTCGTTTCGCAGCGCGTTACAACAGGGGGGGCAACTGACCTATACCCGCCCGGCAATTAACAATGACGATCTGGCATTTTTACAATATACCGGTGGCACTACCGGCATTGCGAAAGGGGCAATGCTGACGCACCGTAATATGCAGGCGAACCTGGAGCAGACCAAGGCTACTTACGGTTCGCTGCTGCGTGACGGTAAAGAACTGGTGGTAACTGCGCTGCCGCTGTACCACATTTTCGCCCTGACCGTGAACTGCCTGCTTTTTATTGAGCTGGGCGGGCAGAATCTGTTGATTACCAATCCGCGAGATATCCCAGGCTTTGTGAAAGAACTGGGGAAATATCCTTTTACCGCGATTACCGGCGTCAATACGCTGTTTAACGCGTTGCTGAACGATAATAACTTCCAGCAGCTCGATTTTTCCACGCTGCGCCTTTCCGCCGGTGGCGGTATGTCAGTACAAAAAGCGGTGGCGGAGCGCTGGGAAAAACTGACCGGTCACTATCTGCTGGAGGGCTACGGCCTGACGGAGTGCTCGCCGCTGGTGTCGGTCAATCCCTATGATATTACCTGCCACAACGGTAGCATTGGCCTGCCTGTTCCTTCGACCGATATCAAGCTGGTGGACGATAACGGCGATGAAGTGGCGGAAGGGCAGCCAGGCGAGCTGTGCATCAAAGGCCCGCAGGTGATGATGGGCTACTGGCAGCGCCAGGACGCCACCGATGAGGTACTGAAAGCGGGCTGGCTTTATAGCGGTGATATCGTCAGCGTCGATAAAGAGGGCTTTTTACGCATTGTCGATCGTAAAAAAGATATGATCCTGGTTTCCGGCTTCAACGTTTATCCCAACGAGATTGAAGATGTGGTGATGCAGCATCCAAAAGTGCGCGAGGCGGCGGCGATTGGCGTGCCCAGCGATCTTTCCGGCGAAGCGGTAAAAATCTGTATCGTCAAAAAGGATGATTCGCTGACCAAAGAGGAGCTGATCGCCCACTGTCGCCGCCAGCTGACCGGCTATAAGGTGCCAAAGATCGTTGAGTTTCGTGACGAGCTACCGAAGACCAACGTGGGCAAAATCCTGCGCCGCGCCCTGCGTGATGAGATAAGCAAAGCGCCTGCCGCCTGA
- a CDS encoding Slp family lipoprotein, with product MRKYLINGATIMVALLLTGCVTIPDSVKSRSPMPQQDLLRVNNAPQLYVGQEARFGGKVVKVTNLDGHTRLEIATQPLDDGARPILGSASVGRIWADVNGFVDPVDVVNQMVTVVGTIKGSEKGTIGKASYNYVVLAVSGYQRWHLQQQVVMPMQPIDPWIWYGPTRHHPGYWGPNPWMGYYNTGPAQVQTFLTE from the coding sequence ATGCGTAAATATCTAATTAATGGAGCGACCATAATGGTTGCACTGCTGTTGACCGGCTGCGTCACTATTCCTGACTCAGTGAAGAGCCGTTCACCCATGCCACAGCAGGATCTGCTGCGCGTAAATAATGCACCGCAGCTTTATGTCGGTCAGGAGGCCCGCTTCGGCGGTAAAGTGGTGAAGGTAACTAACCTCGACGGTCATACACGGCTGGAGATCGCCACGCAGCCGCTGGATGACGGGGCGCGTCCGATTCTGGGTTCTGCGTCGGTTGGGCGGATCTGGGCTGACGTCAACGGTTTTGTCGATCCGGTTGATGTGGTTAACCAGATGGTGACGGTTGTCGGCACCATTAAAGGTAGTGAAAAAGGCACCATCGGCAAGGCCAGTTATAACTATGTTGTACTGGCGGTAAGCGGCTATCAGCGCTGGCATTTACAGCAGCAGGTCGTGATGCCGATGCAGCCAATTGATCCCTGGATCTGGTATGGGCCCACGCGGCACCATCCGGGTTACTGGGGACCCAATCCATGGATGGGTTATTACAATACCGGTCCTGCTCAGGTACAGACTTTTCTTACTGAGTAA
- the tsaB gene encoding tRNA (adenosine(37)-N6)-threonylcarbamoyltransferase complex dimerization subunit type 1 TsaB encodes MSARILAIDTATEACSVALLLEGVVDAHFELCAREHTQRILPLVEAMLTRHQLALTQLDALAFGRGPGSFTGVRIGIGIAQGLAFGAGLPLLGVSTLMTMAEAAWQRHGARRVLAAIDARMGEVYWAEYQRTDDGEWLGEQSEAVLKPEAALARMQQLSGEWTTVGTGWQAWPHLMAESPLTLQTSEITLPSAEAMLPLAQRLWQQGKALPPEQVEPAYLRNEVAWKKLPGRE; translated from the coding sequence ATGTCCGCGCGAATTTTAGCTATTGATACCGCTACTGAAGCCTGTTCGGTAGCGCTGTTGCTGGAGGGCGTTGTTGATGCCCATTTTGAACTTTGCGCACGCGAACATACCCAGCGCATTTTGCCGCTGGTCGAAGCGATGCTGACGCGCCATCAGCTGGCGTTAACCCAGCTGGATGCGCTGGCGTTTGGGCGCGGTCCAGGCAGCTTTACCGGCGTACGTATCGGCATAGGTATCGCGCAGGGACTCGCCTTCGGCGCGGGTTTGCCGTTATTGGGCGTCTCTACGCTGATGACCATGGCAGAAGCCGCATGGCAGCGACACGGTGCCCGCCGCGTGCTGGCGGCGATCGATGCGCGTATGGGGGAAGTCTATTGGGCGGAGTATCAGCGCACCGATGACGGCGAATGGCTGGGCGAGCAGAGCGAGGCCGTATTAAAGCCGGAGGCGGCGCTGGCGCGCATGCAGCAGCTGTCGGGTGAGTGGACGACGGTCGGCACTGGCTGGCAGGCGTGGCCGCACCTTATGGCAGAAAGCCCGCTGACGCTCCAGACCAGTGAAATTACTCTGCCGAGCGCCGAGGCGATGCTGCCGCTGGCGCAACGACTGTGGCAGCAGGGCAAAGCGTTGCCGCCGGAGCAGGTGGAACCCGCCTATTTACGTAATGAAGTCGCATGGAAAAAATTACCGGGTCGCGAATAG
- a CDS encoding ATP-dependent DNA helicase, whose translation MADDFAADGALAQAIPGFRPRAAQQQMATAVAQAIAARSELVVEAGTGTGKTYAYLAPVLRAGKKAIISTGSKALQDQLYSRDLPLLTKALAYKGKTALLKGRANYLCLERLEQQAMTGGELNVQMLSDLVYLRSWASETLDGDISSCGGVAEDSAIWPLVTSTNDNCLGNNCPLYKECFVVKARRRAMDADVVVVNHHLFLADMVVKESGFAELIPEADVMIFDEAHQVPDIASQYFGQQLSSRQLQDLAKDIIIAYRTEVRDVQQLQKSADRLAQSAQDFRLALGEPGFRGNLREVLADRDVQRALTLLDDALELCYDVAKMSLGRSALLDAAFDRASLYRTRLKRLKNINEPGFSYWYECTSRHFVLALTPLSVSERFREVINERPAAWIFTSATLAVNEQMTHFMERLGVQQAQSMILTSPFDYARQALLCVPRDLPSPNQPGGAKQLARRLLPLIEANNGRCFFLCTSHQMMRALAEEFRASLTLPVLLQGETGKAQLLKQFVEAGNALLVATSSFWEGVDVRGDALSLVIIDKLPFTSPDDPLLKARMEDCRLRGGDPFDEVQLPDAVITLKQGVGRLIRDVEDRGVLVICDNRLVMRPYGAVFLNSLPPTPRTRDLDQAVRFLHRSDDK comes from the coding sequence GTGGCAGACGATTTTGCAGCCGATGGCGCTCTGGCGCAGGCGATACCGGGCTTCAGGCCGCGTGCGGCGCAGCAGCAGATGGCGACAGCGGTCGCGCAGGCGATAGCCGCGCGCAGTGAACTGGTGGTTGAGGCGGGAACCGGCACCGGAAAAACCTATGCTTACCTGGCACCGGTGCTGCGCGCCGGTAAAAAGGCGATCATTTCTACCGGATCGAAGGCGCTACAGGATCAGCTTTACAGCCGCGATCTGCCGTTACTGACAAAGGCGCTGGCGTACAAAGGCAAAACTGCGCTGCTGAAGGGGCGCGCCAACTATCTCTGCCTGGAGCGGCTTGAACAGCAGGCGATGACCGGCGGCGAACTCAACGTACAGATGCTCAGCGATCTGGTTTATCTGCGCAGCTGGGCCAGTGAAACACTGGATGGCGATATCAGCAGCTGCGGCGGCGTGGCAGAAGACAGCGCCATCTGGCCGCTGGTGACCAGCACCAATGACAACTGCCTCGGCAACAATTGCCCGCTCTATAAAGAGTGCTTTGTGGTAAAAGCGCGCCGCCGGGCAATGGATGCGGATGTGGTGGTGGTTAATCATCATCTGTTTCTGGCAGATATGGTTGTGAAAGAGAGCGGTTTTGCCGAATTGATCCCGGAAGCGGACGTCATGATTTTCGACGAAGCGCATCAGGTGCCCGATATTGCCAGCCAGTACTTCGGCCAGCAGCTCTCCAGCCGTCAGCTCCAGGATTTAGCCAAAGATATAATTATCGCCTATCGCACCGAAGTACGAGACGTTCAGCAGCTGCAAAAATCTGCCGATCGCCTGGCGCAAAGCGCGCAGGATTTCCGGCTGGCGCTGGGCGAACCCGGCTTTCGCGGTAACCTGCGCGAAGTACTGGCCGATCGCGATGTCCAGCGGGCGTTGACGCTGCTGGATGATGCGCTGGAGCTGTGCTACGACGTGGCAAAAATGTCGCTGGGGCGGTCTGCGTTGCTGGATGCTGCTTTCGATCGCGCCTCGCTCTATCGCACACGGCTGAAGCGCCTGAAAAATATCAATGAACCGGGCTTCAGCTACTGGTATGAATGTACCTCGCGCCATTTTGTGCTGGCGCTGACGCCGCTTTCCGTCTCCGAGCGCTTTCGCGAAGTGATTAACGAGCGTCCCGCCGCCTGGATATTTACCTCAGCTACGCTGGCGGTAAACGAACAGATGACGCACTTTATGGAGCGGCTGGGCGTGCAGCAGGCACAGAGTATGATCCTCACCAGCCCGTTTGACTATGCGCGCCAGGCACTGCTCTGCGTGCCGCGCGATCTGCCGTCGCCCAATCAGCCCGGCGGCGCGAAACAGCTGGCGCGACGCCTGCTGCCGCTGATTGAAGCCAACAACGGACGCTGCTTTTTCCTCTGTACCTCCCATCAGATGATGCGTGCGCTGGCGGAAGAGTTTCGCGCCAGCCTGACGCTGCCGGTGCTGCTACAGGGCGAAACCGGCAAGGCGCAGCTGCTGAAGCAGTTTGTTGAGGCGGGAAACGCGCTGCTGGTGGCCACCAGCAGTTTCTGGGAAGGGGTGGATGTGCGCGGCGATGCGCTGTCGCTGGTGATTATCGATAAGCTGCCGTTCACCTCGCCGGACGATCCGCTGCTGAAGGCGCGAATGGAAGACTGTCGCCTGCGCGGCGGCGATCCCTTTGATGAAGTGCAGCTGCCGGATGCGGTAATAACCCTGAAACAGGGTGTGGGGCGACTGATTCGCGATGTTGAAGATCGCGGTGTGCTGGTCATTTGCGATAACCGGCTGGTGATGCGTCCGTATGGCGCGGTATTTCTTAACAGTCTGCCGCCGACGCCGCGTACCCGCGATCTCGATCAGGCCGTGCGTTTTCTGCATCGCTCCGATGACAAGTAA
- a CDS encoding RidA family protein, with translation MSVTRIDPEHRMSEAVIHNDTVYYTSVPENLDEDAEAQTANALAVIDKLLTRVGSDKSRILDATIFLVDKADFAAMNRAWDAWVSPGNAPVRCTVQASLMNPKYRVEIKIIAALNPA, from the coding sequence ATGTCTGTTACCCGTATCGATCCTGAACACCGCATGTCGGAAGCGGTTATTCATAACGACACTGTCTATTACACCAGCGTACCGGAAAATCTGGATGAGGATGCCGAAGCGCAGACCGCAAACGCGCTGGCGGTGATTGATAAACTGCTGACGCGCGTCGGATCGGATAAGAGCCGGATCCTCGACGCTACGATTTTTTTGGTGGATAAAGCAGATTTCGCCGCCATGAATCGCGCCTGGGATGCCTGGGTATCACCAGGCAACGCGCCGGTGCGCTGCACCGTGCAGGCCAGCCTGATGAACCCGAAATACAGGGTAGAAATTAAAATCATCGCCGCGTTGAACCCGGCCTGA
- a CDS encoding YoaH family protein: MFTGLPALSHEQQQQAVERIQQLMADGMSSGEAIAQVAQEIRQTHTGGHIAARFEDEEEE; encoded by the coding sequence ATGTTTACAGGTTTACCGGCGTTAAGCCACGAGCAACAGCAACAGGCAGTAGAACGCATTCAGCAGCTGATGGCTGACGGCATGAGCAGCGGCGAGGCGATTGCGCAGGTGGCGCAGGAAATCCGCCAGACGCATACTGGCGGACATATTGCGGCACGTTTTGAGGATGAAGAGGAAGAATAA